From Pseudomonas sp. B21-028, one genomic window encodes:
- a CDS encoding AraC family transcriptional regulator: MASKIENTHFWQASSLGGVELLHAQYYQQRFTPHVHDSFVISVIESGAQRFRHRGSEHVAPIGTVVLINPDELHTGATAHHEGWRYRGFYPTLAQLAEVLAELDIRFNGSPRFISSVLTDSQVARAFSNVHLFAEHEASVLLQQTAWREATLMLFQRHAGIGPVAAPGKEPVAVRRAREILLERLAFPPSLEELASSVGLSPFHFARVFRNATGLPPHSWVTQKRLACAQVLLKQGIAPSRVAAELGFADQSHLTRQFKQAFGIGPGAYRAAMVS, encoded by the coding sequence GTGGCCAGCAAGATTGAAAACACGCATTTCTGGCAAGCCTCAAGCCTGGGTGGCGTGGAATTGCTGCACGCTCAATATTACCAGCAGCGCTTCACCCCTCACGTTCACGACAGTTTTGTCATCTCGGTCATCGAGTCGGGTGCGCAGCGGTTTCGGCATCGAGGCAGTGAACACGTTGCCCCCATCGGAACCGTGGTCCTGATCAATCCGGATGAGCTGCATACCGGTGCAACCGCCCACCATGAAGGATGGCGCTACCGAGGGTTTTACCCCACGTTGGCGCAACTTGCCGAGGTCCTGGCAGAGCTGGATATACGTTTCAATGGCTCTCCCCGCTTTATCAGCAGTGTCTTGACCGATTCACAAGTGGCGCGAGCGTTCAGTAACGTTCATCTGTTTGCAGAACATGAGGCCTCGGTATTGCTGCAACAAACCGCGTGGAGGGAAGCCACGCTGATGCTGTTCCAGCGGCATGCCGGGATAGGCCCGGTCGCAGCGCCAGGAAAGGAGCCTGTAGCGGTGCGCAGAGCCAGGGAAATACTGCTTGAGCGCCTGGCGTTCCCCCCGTCGCTTGAGGAGCTTGCCTCCAGCGTCGGTCTCTCCCCTTTTCACTTTGCCCGCGTGTTTCGCAACGCAACCGGCCTGCCTCCCCATAGCTGGGTCACGCAAAAGCGCCTGGCTTGTGCACAAGTGTTATTGAAGCAAGGCATTGCCCCGTCAAGGGTTGCCGCGGAGCTCGGCTTTGCTGATCAGAGCCACCTTACCCGGCAGTTCAAACAAGCTTTTGGCATAGGGCCAGGGGCTTACCGGGCTGCCATGGTGAGTTGA
- a CDS encoding cupin-like domain-containing protein, with translation MPLIAESDRPVSKFWSLSRFPNHPQAGAVEVIDALAISKEDFTRRYVNRNRPCLIKNAVRHWPAFHKWNRLDYLKAHSHNSNVVVRSQIVSEVIGWSNPKVKAELTEYANTVYRDMPFHEFLDSLGEGDSPLVADSCRFSEGSAIERLKEDVGGLPFMPQLGKTRAYPPHRSFLYRNSYTDWHFHVTDETFMAQVVGAKEVLLLPPDETSWRALRPVIEEAGYLYDIDTGRFPGTLDLRALRTVVEPGDALYIPVYWWHAVQSMDDAFGATVAATFPTPLHVSGNISSPIARRVLRTYLFSRYAPLVLGAVAYSLVYRLMSKLVDVATSRDVRT, from the coding sequence ATGCCACTGATCGCCGAATCGGATCGTCCGGTTTCCAAGTTCTGGAGCCTGTCCCGTTTTCCCAATCACCCGCAGGCAGGGGCGGTCGAAGTGATCGATGCGCTGGCGATTTCCAAGGAGGATTTCACCCGCCGCTATGTCAATCGCAACCGGCCCTGCCTGATCAAGAATGCCGTGCGGCACTGGCCGGCCTTCCACAAGTGGAACCGCCTGGACTACCTCAAGGCCCACTCGCACAACAGTAACGTAGTGGTCCGTTCGCAGATCGTCTCGGAAGTCATCGGCTGGTCCAATCCCAAGGTCAAGGCCGAGCTGACCGAGTATGCGAACACGGTCTACCGGGACATGCCGTTCCATGAGTTCCTCGACAGCCTGGGGGAGGGCGATTCGCCGCTGGTGGCCGACAGTTGCCGTTTCTCCGAAGGCTCGGCCATCGAGCGGCTGAAGGAGGACGTCGGTGGCCTACCGTTCATGCCTCAGTTGGGCAAGACCCGGGCCTATCCTCCCCATCGCAGTTTCCTGTACCGCAACTCCTACACCGATTGGCACTTTCATGTCACCGACGAGACGTTCATGGCCCAGGTGGTCGGGGCCAAGGAGGTCCTGCTGCTGCCGCCGGACGAGACCAGTTGGCGGGCATTGCGACCGGTGATCGAAGAAGCGGGCTACCTGTACGACATCGATACCGGGCGTTTCCCCGGAACGCTGGACCTGCGCGCCCTGCGCACGGTAGTGGAGCCGGGTGATGCGTTGTACATCCCGGTCTACTGGTGGCATGCGGTCCAGTCGATGGACGATGCGTTCGGTGCCACGGTCGCAGCCACGTTCCCAACCCCTTTGCATGTCAGCGGTAATATCAGCTCGCCTATCGCCAGGCGGGTGTTGCGCACCTATCTGTTTTCCCGTTATGCCCCCCTGGTGCTTGGCGCGGTGGCGTATTCCCTGGTCTATCGACTGATGAGCAAGCTGGTGGATGTCGCCACGTCCCGCGATGTGCGCACATGA
- a CDS encoding MFS transporter → MSLVSDRKGFDLGRGFYFLWCGESLAVIGTALMEFALGVWVYTHTGSAVAFANVVLAATLPAVLFLPLAGGLADRISHRVIIVCCDVSLAVLLLGVMALLWFERLEPLHLYIFNCLASIVGAFRKPAYQAAVSTIVAPDKFTRASGLISISKNASALVAPLLAGAIMAKAGLVTILAVDLLTFCSGTLLVIKAFSHVRPPAAHHDAIAKGTVFGGALGNVAAALKFFVAERLMAGLLVYTMMRSALLALATLMMTPLLLSTLGSQVLGMAYTWAALGGLAGAGLLISMGNPRRLMAMVAVADLLLAACVVALGMVSQAVAYCALAFVAITMASIADASVNALWMRRIPAGSRASVFALISMLTIAATSLAVIVGGFLVDHWFQPALMPGGLYADSIGRWLGTGPGRGVGMLFVVAGALFALLPLGVLLYGPMRRLDEAPTPMAVARMVDGPQVDPL, encoded by the coding sequence ATGAGCCTGGTGAGCGACCGCAAGGGCTTCGATCTGGGGCGGGGTTTCTATTTCCTCTGGTGTGGCGAATCCCTGGCGGTCATCGGCACGGCGCTGATGGAGTTCGCCCTCGGCGTCTGGGTGTACACCCACACCGGCTCGGCGGTGGCGTTTGCCAACGTAGTACTGGCGGCCACCTTGCCGGCGGTGCTGTTCCTGCCGCTGGCGGGAGGGCTGGCGGACCGGATCAGTCACCGGGTCATCATTGTCTGTTGCGATGTCAGCCTGGCGGTGCTGTTACTGGGCGTCATGGCGTTGCTCTGGTTCGAACGGCTGGAGCCGTTGCACCTGTACATCTTCAATTGCCTGGCGTCGATTGTCGGCGCCTTCCGCAAGCCGGCGTACCAGGCGGCCGTCAGCACGATTGTCGCCCCGGATAAATTCACCCGGGCCTCGGGATTGATCAGCATCAGCAAGAACGCTTCGGCCCTGGTGGCGCCCCTCTTGGCGGGGGCGATCATGGCGAAGGCCGGGCTGGTGACGATCCTCGCGGTGGATCTGCTGACGTTCTGTTCCGGCACGCTGTTGGTGATCAAGGCGTTTTCCCATGTGCGGCCGCCAGCGGCCCATCACGACGCGATAGCCAAGGGCACGGTGTTCGGCGGTGCCCTGGGCAACGTCGCCGCGGCCCTGAAATTCTTCGTCGCCGAACGCCTGATGGCCGGGCTGCTGGTGTACACCATGATGCGCAGTGCGCTGTTGGCCCTGGCGACCCTGATGATGACACCGCTGCTGTTGTCGACCCTGGGCAGCCAGGTCCTGGGCATGGCCTATACCTGGGCGGCCCTGGGCGGTTTGGCCGGGGCGGGGTTGTTGATTTCCATGGGCAATCCGCGCCGGTTGATGGCGATGGTGGCGGTGGCCGACCTGTTGCTGGCGGCGTGTGTCGTGGCCCTGGGGATGGTCTCGCAGGCCGTGGCCTACTGCGCCTTGGCCTTCGTCGCGATCACCATGGCGAGCATCGCCGATGCCAGCGTGAACGCGTTGTGGATGCGCAGGATTCCCGCCGGCAGTCGCGCCAGTGTATTTGCCTTGATCAGCATGTTGACCATTGCTGCCACCAGCCTGGCCGTCATCGTTGGCGGCTTCCTGGTCGACCATTGGTTCCAGCCGGCGTTGATGCCGGGCGGCCTGTACGCCGATTCGATCGGGCGCTGGCTGGGGACAGGCCCGGGGCGTGGGGTGGGGATGCTGTTCGTGGTCGCCGGGGCGCTGTTTGCGCTGCTGCCGCTGGGCGTTCTTCTCTACGGGCCGATGCGTCGCCTGGACGAGGCGCCCACGCCGATGGCCGTGGCACGGATGGTCGACGGCCCGCAGGTCGACCCGCTGTGA
- a CDS encoding aspartyl/asparaginyl beta-hydroxylase domain-containing protein — MRPSFYDSSRFPHLKNLADNWEVIREEFLALDAPTLTINRVGKSITEIVDEVAAHMEAGGEYGWLWGWGDDMDVMPEWTQYGLVAYDTPIPYARAAMPGTIDLLSKIPGIKLCALLRMEPNVFLGTHSHTGTWEEGLLHMQLTIDAPTTQNYAYLNVNGNFNQSTNGNLVIFDGSLDHFAVNASRAHRTVLYLEFYREKHMAA; from the coding sequence ATGCGCCCGTCGTTTTATGATTCCAGCCGTTTTCCGCACCTCAAGAACCTTGCCGACAACTGGGAAGTGATCCGCGAGGAGTTCCTGGCCCTCGATGCGCCGACCCTGACCATCAACCGCGTGGGCAAGTCGATCACCGAGATCGTCGATGAAGTCGCCGCGCACATGGAGGCCGGCGGTGAGTATGGCTGGCTCTGGGGCTGGGGCGATGACATGGACGTCATGCCGGAATGGACCCAATACGGTCTGGTCGCCTATGACACCCCGATCCCCTATGCCCGCGCCGCCATGCCCGGGACCATCGACCTGCTGAGCAAGATCCCCGGGATCAAGCTCTGCGCCTTGCTGCGCATGGAGCCGAACGTTTTCCTCGGCACCCATTCCCACACCGGTACCTGGGAAGAAGGCCTGTTGCACATGCAGCTGACCATCGATGCCCCGACCACTCAGAACTATGCCTACCTCAACGTCAATGGCAACTTCAACCAGAGCACCAACGGCAACCTGGTGATCTTCGACGGCTCCCTCGACCACTTCGCCGTCAACGCTTCCCGGGCTCACCGTACTGTGCTTTATCTTGAGTTCTACCGCGAGAAGCACATGGCGGCGTGA